The sequence ATAGTATAGTATTGTAGTATTATTTGTTGTGGAATCTGACTAAATAGTAGATTTTGACAAAAGGATAACTTTTGAAGTCTACGGATTTTGACAAAAGTAGGCATTAGTTTTGAAGTGTAAGGATTCTTACTGACGACCATAATCTAGTTTGTTTTCCTCGCATTTTTATGACAATTTGTTCTTTGCTGCCAGGTGTTGTGGAGCTTCATAAGGTGAACAATCATGCTTTTGTTGTTTGCTTGGACGGGATGAAGGCCGGTGGCAGCATTTAGGTTTGCTGTGATCAAGAAAGGCCTTTTGGCAATTCTGAATGTGAGCATGCAGCTATTTCCTCGACAAACCGTATGAGCAGCCGAGCATGTGACTTTTAAACTTGTAAAACACCATATGTGAGCCCTGTACTTTGTGAAAAACCTTTGCTCGAATTGTGTGATTTCTTAGTTGATTTGATTCGTCCTTGCTGATGAATCTGAGTAACATCCATTTAGCTTGTTCAGAGTTCTCAAACAAGGCCTGAGACCCTgagtatgtttttttttttttgaaaatagacCCTGAGTATGTTTTAGGCTTCGCTGTTGCTCAACATTTTCTGTTCTAGGTGGCATAAGGAGTTATGATAGATGAATCTGAATAAAGTAACTGGCTTTTGCTTCACATCTTATCATTGATGAAATTTTGCTTCTGCTAGGGCATTACTCTgtttctgtttttcttttcctttctttttttgaaaaacgcTGTTATTGTGTTTTGTTGACTACTCAAGAAACCTGCAAATATTGTGCATCCTGTACTAGTAGAAGCGTTCAGCGCCTGGGCTTAGGAGGTTCTTGGGCAGTGGCTGCGTGATGGTGATGGCGAGTTATGGGAGGTGGTGGCGTGGCGCACAACTGGTGTACGGATAAGGTAGAGCTGGCTTAGGAGGTTCTTGTAGGCGAAGTCCTTAGGCTTCCTCCAACGgttccccccatccaactccccctaaatgtactttttattattttttactaCTTCTCCctaaaagattcctccccctataattCCTCCTCTCCAACCATTCTCTCTATACATTCCCCCTAAACCAACTACCATCATTTTGTATTCATTTGAACTTCTCATTCGAAAACAACGTATATGGACTATACGCGATGCGTATTTGTATAAATGAACAGTACCAATTTTAATTCAGGCATGCATTTTAATATTGGCGTTACAATTAATTTGTCATTAATTTTTAATTCCTATTAAAATGTAATTATTTAATTCAAAGGCTTGAGGTCGAAGAATCGTACCAGTTCTGCTGTGCATTTGTCATGATACGGGAGTAGCTTGTGTTGGAAGGAAGTCGGAGGCTTGTGACAGAAGCTTGGCTGAATCTTGCGGAGGAAGATTCTTCCATCGCAAGCTTCTAGCGCTATATAATCGACGCTGGGCAACCCAAATGTATTGACCCACTCAGTTGATCCTATCTGTTGTGAACCACAAACACTATGGCGGATGACAACCTCACCACCGCCGCGATCTTCCAGTGGGTGAGTAGTAGTAGAGCTAGGCTACTGatcgacgatgatgacgacacCACCGTCGTCGGTCACATCATCCACGAAGAAGAAGCAAGGCGCCGGGAAGGCGGGAGGCGTGGTTCCATTCCCGGTCACATCGTGATCGACCGGGAACATGGTTCTGGGCATGCAAGGATCATGGCGGACTACTTTGTAGAGAACCCGGTGTACACTGATGCTCAATTCCGCCGCCGGTACTTGTCATTTTTTGTTCTCGTTGTGCGTAGGGGGAAAAGTTTTGTTTGCTGACTCATGCTATTTGTGTAGGTACCGAATGAGGCGTGCCTTGTTCCTTCGCATCATGGAAAGCGTGACGGCGAGGGACCCTTGGTTCTCTTGCCGGCCTGATGCGACGGGGAAAATGGGTCTATCCCCGTTCCAGAAGTGCATCGCGCCATTACGCATCCTGGCGTACGGTGTTCCGGCCGATGCGGTTGACGAGTATGTGCGCATCGCAGAGTCCACCTCGTTGGAGGCTCTGAATCGGTTTTGCGCAGCGGTGATTGAGCTCTTTGAGGAGCAGTACCTCCGCGCACCTACTGCGACGGATGTCGCAGCTCTCCTTGCATTCAACAGCACTCGTGGGTTTCCGGGTATGTTGGGGAGCATAGATTGCATGCATTGGGAGTGGAAGAACTGTCCAACCGCTTGGAAGGGCATGTTCACTGGCCGTGGGAAGCAAGCCTCGATGGTGCTAGAGGCAGTGGCTTCCCATGACCTATGGATATGGCATGCATATTTTGGGATGCCCGGTAGTAACAATGATATCAATGTGCTGCATAGGTCCCCTCTATTTCGTAGGCAGATTAGGGATGAGGCACCCCCCGTGCACTTCACCGTAAATGGCAACACCTACAATATGGGGTACTACCTAGCAGATGGGATTTACCCTGATTGGCCAGCTTTT comes from Panicum virgatum strain AP13 chromosome 4K, P.virgatum_v5, whole genome shotgun sequence and encodes:
- the LOC120701980 gene encoding protein ALP1-like, producing the protein MADDNLTTAAIFQWVSSSRARLLIDDDDDTTVVGHIIHEEEARRREGGRRGSIPGHIVIDREHGSGHARIMADYFVENPVYTDAQFRRRYRMRRALFLRIMESVTARDPWFSCRPDATGKMGLSPFQKCIAPLRILAYGVPADAVDEYVRIAESTSLEALNRFCAAVIELFEEQYLRAPTATDVAALLAFNSTRGFPGMLGSIDCMHWEWKNCPTAWKGMFTGRGKQASMVLEAVASHDLWIWHAYFGMPGSNNDINVLHRSPLFRRQIRDEAPPVHFTVNGNTYNMGYYLADGIYPDWPAFLKTVRHPMTNKDCRFAQVQEGARKDIERAFGVLQVRWGIIRGPAYGWDRYRLKNIMMACIILHNMIIDDERGENLPYVYDSNGPPVQPFRSVTREQTDFIAAHHRLRDRDTAHKLKRDHIEHIWSLFGSS